A region from the Vicia villosa cultivar HV-30 ecotype Madison, WI linkage group LG3, Vvil1.0, whole genome shotgun sequence genome encodes:
- the LOC131660653 gene encoding F-box/FBD/LRR-repeat protein At3g26920-like, which translates to MSTILDDDGRINSLPDNVLCHILTFLKTKEVLATSVLSKRWIDIWRSVPALIFYDIEVNNRETDSRLNELVYSFLLSVDYIKSCKLDILYDHHLGHLSFPNVIRWINAVVQRRVEYIKLCMHIIAGDDRFKLPISILTCRTLVVLKLYGFYIKDFSSVRLPSLKTLSLDEVIFVNVQDFLLLLAGCPNLEDLRARYSEFLSEEFLSCQERESLSLSKLVKADLHNTFCHFPLKALRNAKHLILEINEVRRGCDEIPTFHNLTYLELCSMNCNWNLLFQVLKQCPNLQNVRLCQYIFREIKDVERNWVDPTFVPQCLSLQLKTCHLEYFSSQEGEYQLAKYILKNARVLQTMTILCRKDLKRKRKLNLCSKASPICKVIVKLGRLPFHGWKHRI; encoded by the exons ATGTCTACGATTTTGGATGATGATGGTCGGATCAACAGTTTACCCGACAATGTCCTATGCCATATACTCACTTTTCTCAAAACCAAAGAGGTCCTTGCTACAAGTGTCCTTTCTAAGAGGTGGATTGATATATGGCGTTCAGTTCCTGCACTCATCTTCTATGATATCGAGGTCAATAATCGGGAAACTGATTCTCGCTTGAACGAGCTAGTCTACTCGTTTTTACTCTCAGTTGATTATATCAAGAGTTGTAAACTCGACATTTTGTATGATCATCATCTTGGCCATCTTAGCTTTCCAAATGTCATCAGGTGGATCAATGCCGTGGTACAACGCCGAGTTGAGTACATTAAACTATGTATGCATATAATCGCTGGTGATGATCGTTTCAAATTGCCCATTAGCATTCTAACTTGTCGGACCCTTGTTGTTCTCAAATTGTATGGGTTTTATATAAAGGATTTTTCTTCCGTTAGACTCCCCTCCCTCAAAACCCTTAGTTTGGATGAGGTTATTTTCGTGAATGTTCAAGATTTCTTATTGCTTCTAGCTGGCTGTCCCAATCTCGAGGATTTACGGGCGAGGTATTCAGAGTTTCTCTCTGAAGAGTTTCTGAGCTGTCAAGAGCGTGAAAGTTTAAGCTTAAGCAAGTTGGTCAAAGCAGATTTACATAACACTTTTTGTCACTTTCCTTTGAAAGCCCTTCGTAATGCGAAGCATTTGATCCTAGAAATAAACGAG GTGCGCCGGGGTTGTGATGAGATTCCCACCTTTCATAATTTGACCTACTTGGAACTTTGCTCTATGAACTGTAACTGGAATTTGCTGTTTCAAGTGCTCAAACAGTGTCCTAACCTTCAAAATGTCCGGCTTTGTCAG TACATATTCAGAGAGATAAAAGATGTAGAGCGAAATTGGGTGGATCCAACATTTGTTCCGCAATGTCTTTCATTACAACTTAAAACCTGCCACCTTGAGTACTTTTCAAGCCAAGAAGGTGAGTATCAGCTAGCAAAATACATTTTGAAAAATGCAAGAGTTTTGCAAACTATGACGATCCTTTGCAGAAAAGAcctcaagagaaaaagaaaattaaacttATGTTCAAAGGCCTCCCCTATATGTAAAGTTATTGTTAAACTAGGACGACTTCCGTTCCATGGTTGGAAACATCGAATTTGA